Part of the Lujinxingia vulgaris genome is shown below.
CACACCCTCGTTGACCCTTACGCCTGGCTGCGCGATCGCGACAACCCCGAGACCATCGCTTACCTGGAAGCCGAAAACGCCTACGCCGAAGCCGCCATGGCCCACACCGAGGAGCTTCAGGAGTCGATCTACCAGGAGATCCTCTCCCGCATCGACCAGACCGACCTCTCGGTGCCCGTGCGTCGCGGCGACTTTTTTTACTACTCCCGCACCGTCGAGGGGCAGGATTACCCGATCTACGCCCGCAAACGCGGCAGCCTCGACGCCGACGAAGAGGTCCTGCTCGACCTCAATGAGCTGGCCGAAGGTCACGACTACCTCGGCCTCGGCGCCTATGAGCTCAGCGACGATCATCGCCTGCTGGCCTACGCCCTCGACACCTCCGGCAACGAGCGTTACGCCCTGCACGTCCTCGACATCGAGAGCGGTACCCACGTCGCCGGCCCCATCGAGAACACCTCGTCGGTGGCCTGGGCCAACGACAACACCACCCTCTTCTACACCACCCTCGACAGCGCGCATCGCCCCGACAAAGTCTTCCGCATGCGCCTCGATGAGCCCGACGCCGACCACGAGCTCGTCTTCCACGAAGAAGACGAAGCCTTCTACGCCTACGTCAGTAAGACCCGCAGCGGCGACTTTCTGCAGCTCACCCTCTGGAGCAACGCCAGCGGCGAATCCCACATCCTGGATGCCACCACCCCCGGCGAGGACTTTCGGGTGGTCGCCCCCCGCAGGCCCGGCGTTGAGTACAGCGTCGCCCACCACGGCGACCACTTCCTCATCGTCACCAACGAAGATGCCATCAACTTCAAGCTGATGCGCACCCCCACCGACAACCTCGCAAAAGACCAGTGGGAAGAAGTCATCCCCCACCGCCCCGAAACCCTGCTTCGAGCCGTCCACACCTTCCAGAACTGGTGGATCTTCGAAGAGCGCCACGGCGGCTCCCCACGTCTGCGCGCCCGCAACCTCGATAGCGGCGACGAGCACACCATCGCCATGCCCGAGCAGACCTACTCGCTGCGCTTTAACGACAACCCCGAATTCGCCACCGACACCATCCGCTTCACCTACAGCTCCCTCATCACCCCGCGCTCGGTCTTCGACTACACCCTTCCCACCCGCGCCCTCGATCTTCAAAAAGAGACCACCGTCCACCACTACGAGCGCGACCTCTACGAGAGCAGCCGCATCTACGCCACCTCCCCCGACGGCACGGAGGTGCCCATCTCCATCGTCCACAAAAAGGGCATCGCGCTCGACGGCTCCCACCCCCTCTTTTTGCTGGGCTACGGGGCCTACGGCATGAACTACGACCCCTACTTCTCCGCCTCCCGCATCTCCCTTCTGGAGCGCGGCGTGATCTTCGCCATCGCGCATATCCGCGGCGGCGGCGAGATGGGCCGGCAGTGGTACCTCGACGGCAAACTCACCAACAAACAAAACACCTTCACCGACTTCATCGCCAGCGCCGAACACCTGATTGAGGCCGGCTACACCTCCCCCGGGCGCCTGGCCATCAACGGCGGCTCCGCCGGCGGTCTGCTCATCGGCGCCGTCCTCAACCAGCGCCCCGACCTCTTTGAGGCCGCCGTCGCCGACGTTCCCTTCGTCGACGTCATCAACACCATGCTCGACGCCTCCCTCCCCCTGACCGTCGTCGAGTACACCGAGTGGGGAAACCCCAACACCCCCGAGGCCTTTGAGACCATCTTCGCCTACTCCCCCTACGACAACGTCACGGCCCAGGCCTACCCCCACCTGCTCGTCACCGCCGGCCTCAACGACCCCCGCGTCCACTACTGGGAACCCGCCAAATGGGTCGCCCGCCTGCGCCACACCCGCACCGACGACAACCTCACCCTCCTTCAAACCAACATGGGCGCCGGGCACGGCGGCGCCTCGGGCCGCTACGCCTACTTCCGCGAAACCGCCTTCACCTATGCCTTCGTCCTCGACCGCCTCGGCGCCACCGAACTCGCAAACACCTCCCCCGAATCGGCCCGGGCAGACGACACCACCGCCCCCCCCGCTCCCGAGTAAAACGCATCTACTAACACCGCATAAAAACTAACAAAAAAGGCGGCCCACCGGGCCGCCTTTTCACTTAAACCTCCCCCCTCAACCTCCCAGCCGCCCACACGAATCGACTCACTCCGCAAAACTCGATGCCCCACAACCACCCAACCACTTAACCACCTAACCACAACACGCGCCCCACCATCCCCCCATCACCTCAAAACATCTCAGTCCCCGGCGAGCGCCGGCGCCTCACCAGCCTCTGGCTCCGACGAGAGATCCACCACAAAAGGCGCAAACGGAATCACCGACGCCGCCAGCGCTCCGGCCGTCTTCTCCAGCGTCCATTTCGTGCGAAAGGCCTCCACGAGCACCCACGCCACAAAGATCATGAACAACACCCCGTGCGCCATCCCCACCATGCGCACCATCTCGGGCTGGTCCCAGACGTACTTCAGGGGCATCGCCACAAAGAGCAGCACCACCATCGAGAGGCCCTCAATGAGCCCGAATGTTTTGAGCGAAAACAACTTCATGTTTTGCCTCACTGCCTGTTGAGACCGCGGCCTCAGATCACCTGCTCGAATCTGCTCAGAAAGGCCGAAACACCATCAGCCCCACACACCCCACAAGCGCCAATGCGCTGACGCAGGCCAACGCCGCGCTCCGTCTGCCCTCGGCCGCTGCTGACCACATCACGGCGTTCATCACCGCGGTCATCAGCAAAAAGGTCACGATGATCCAGCCGCTGAAGAGCGCATGGTTGTACATGCCCACCATCAGCATGCCGCCGCCCCAGGTCGCCATATAGCCGGGTGCGGCCACCACGTACGCCGCGCGCTGGCGCAGCCGCAGGCCCTCGCCAAGAAAGGTCAGCGCCGCGCCGGCCGCAAAGAGCACAAGCCCCGCGTATTTGACCAGCTTTAATACCGGCAACATCTCACCGCTCATCGTCTGCCTCGTGCGTTGTTCAAAACCTGCCGGCGCCGCGTCCGTCGCGCCGCCCTGGGCGATACCTTCGCAGAATTTGCGCCCGGCGCAAGGTGGCAACCTGTCGCAAGGCCGCCTCAACGACCAGGGCACTCGTCAGTGCCTTGAGGCCAGGACGCCTGCGGCCTCCGCTCTCGAGCCCGCGCTGGCTCACGGGTCGAAGACACCACAAAAAAGGGCGGCCCCCTCAAAGGGCCGCCCTTCTTCACACCGGAACTCACCAGCCCTCCCCGACTTCCGGGAGGCCTGGTTAAGAACTTAGAGCTCGTTGGCCTCACAGCCGCCGATGTCTTCGCAGATCAGCGTGATCCCGCACTCACGCGTGGCCTCATCGCAGTCGGTGCGCGCGGAGTAGCCCGCCGGGCAGATGTCGTAATCGGTGGTGCAGTCGACCTCCGGTCCACGGCAGTACACGTTGACGTCGGGGCAAATCTCGACGGTAAAGCACATCCGGTCGGCGTCCGGCCCCAGATCCACGGTGCAGTCGACATCAGCGACCGCCTCCAGACCGTCCGGGCAGGTGTAACCGGCCGGATCACAGGGGTCGGTGGGCTCGGGCGCACACAGGATCGTGGCGTCGCACATGGTCACCTCGCGGCACTCATCGAAACCGTCGCAGCTGTCCACCTCAACCTCGCCAGTGTTGCAGACCGGCTCAGCATCGCAGGTGTCGACCTCGGGCGCACAGCCGTAGGTTTCACCGCAGGCGCTCAGCTCGATGCACCCATCAATCCCGTCGCAGCTCTCCACTTTGGTGAGCGTCTCACCGCAGCCGGCAAGCTCCACATCACAGGTGGCGTCCTGCGGCACGCAGAGCACCTGTTCTTCACAGGCATCTACCGCGCGGCAGTCTTCGTCCGCGTAGCCATTGCAACTCTCCACCTCGGCTTCATTCGCCTCGCAGACGGGCACCTCGGTGCAGCTGTCTTCCTCCGCGCAGAGGATCGTGATGCCGCAGAGCGTGACTTCGTCGCAGGACTCCAGGCCTTCGCAGCTGTCGACCTCTTCAAACCCTTCCTCACACCAGGGCAACCCATCACAGGTGTCCTGCTCATCCACATCCTCGCCGGCATCCGAGGCATCTTCATCCGGCAGCACATCTTCCTGCCCCACATCGGCTGGCTCATCGACGTTGGGGTCCGAGCTACAGCCGGCAATCAACCCGCTGGCCAGGAGCACCATCACGCTCAAACGCATCTTCTTCATCCAGTTCATCGCATCTCCCTTATGGAAATATTGAAATCTACAGATCCAAACCCCCTCCGGGGCAGCATCGCCCCTTTGTGGCAAAGCTCCCGGCGTCAAACAAGCACGAACGCCTCTGGCAGTGAGGCTGCGAACAAAGGCCCGCTGCCTCCGGAGAGCCCCCCGCCAGGCCGGAAGCCGCTCCCCCGAAGAAAAGCTCCCCACCCGTTGCCCGCGCATCGCTTCGTGGCCCCGGAGACGAGGCGCAACATCACCGTCGCCTTTTATTTGCACATATGCGCAAACGTGCTAATTTAAACAGATGAACACCATCGACCTCAGCGCGGCGATGCCGCTTCAGACCTTTCGAGCCCTGGCCGAACCCACCCGCATCGAGCTGCTCGCCATGCTCATGCGCGCCGGGGGCCAGGCCAACGTGGGCACCCTCACCGACGCGATGAGCGTCGACGGCTCGGTGGTCAGCCGCCACCTGCGCGAGCTCCACCGCGCCGGCCTGCTCGACGTGGAGCGACGCGGTCGGGAGCGCTGGTACAGCATCAACTACGACGCGTTTATCTCCCAATTCAGCGACCTTGTGCGCCAGTTCGAGGCGCTGCGCGACGGCAAGCCCTGCTGCAAATAGGACGGTCTCCATGAAGCAAGTCGCCGCTTATCTGCTCTTCCCCCTCAGCCTGCTTCTCGGGACGTGGGGTGCGTTTTTCGCCCTGGACGCTAAGCTCTCGCCAGCGCTGGTCTCCGGCGGAATCACGCTCGTCGCCTTCGGGGTGGCGATGGTGTTTGAGCGTTGGCTCCCAAGGATCAAACGCGCGCATGAGCCCGGGGAGCTGCGCGCAGACCTGACCTATGCCGGCATCACCGGTGTGCTCTCCGATCCGCTGGCCCACGCCCTGGTCGCGGGGCTGACCACCTATGCGGCCGGGCTGCGCGGGGGCAGCTGGGAGGTGGGGCTGCCGCTGGGAGTTCTGGCCGTGGTCGTCCTGCTCGTGCACGGGCTGGGCGACTACTGGGCCCACCGCCTGAGCCACCGGTGGGAGTGGTGGTGGAAGCTGCACGCGGTGCACCACGCGCCGGCCCGCATGACGGCGCTCAACAACCTGCGCCTGCACCCGCTCGATTACACGTTGAAGGTGCTCTTCGGGATGGGACCGGTGCTGCTGCTGGGATTTTCCGAAGAGAGCGTCGCGCTGGCGATGGCGATCAAGGGGGTCTGCCTGGCCTATCAGCACGCCGATCTCGACCTGCGCCACGGTCCGCTCAACCTCATCTTCGCGACCAACAGCGTGCACCGCTGGCATCACTCGGCCAGCCCGGCCGAGGGCAATCGCAACTTCGGGGGCGTGCTGAGCCTCTACGATATCCTCTTCGCAAGCCTGCTGCTCCCCGCTGAAGATGCCGAGCCTGAGCGCATGGGTCTTTTTGGGGATGAACACTATCCACGTCACAACGTGCTGCGCGCGACGGCCGCGCCCTGGTGCTGGAAGCGCTGCGTCGCAGACCCGCCCTCCCAAGGGTAGGCGGCGCTTTTCATCAAGACCGCCTGCAGATACGCCCTACCTCTCAGGCCCGCCGCCGCCAGAAAGGCCGCCCTCCCACCACCGGGCGATAGGGTTTCTGCTGCCCGGCGCCCACCCCCTCGCGCCGGGTGGTGCGGTAGAGGGCAAAGAAACCAATCGCGGCCTGAATCACCGCCACGCCCACATAAAAGCCCCCCGGTCCCATCGTATCCATCAGCGTGGCCACCCCCACTGGCCCCGCCGTCGCCCCCAGGCCGAAGACCAGCACCAGCGTGCTACTCGCCGCCACACGCTGACCCGGGCGCAGGTGATCGTTGGCGTGCGCCATCCCCAGCGCGTAGACCGGCATCGAAAACCCACCTACCAGAAAAATCAGCCCCAGGGTCAGCGCCGCGCTCTGCCCCATCATCACCCAGGCCACGAGCGCCACGGCCACACTTAACGCGCTGGTCAGCACGATCACCGCGCGGCGAGGAAGCCGGTCGCTGAGCCTACCGATGGGAAACTGCAAGATCGCCGCGCCCGCGATCAGCATCGCCATAAAGATCGAAATCTCACCGACCGAGAGTCCGACCTCCTCCCCGAATACCGCGCCCATCCCCAACAATGCCCCCGTCGAGAGCCCCGCCCCCGCACATGCCATCACCCCCAGCGGTGAGAGCTTCCACAGGGCACGCGGGCTCAGTCGCTCCTGTTCTTCTGTGGGCTGCGGCGCGCTGGTGGTCAATGAAATCGGCACCAGCGCCAACGAGATCAGCACCGAGGTCAGGACAAAGAGCAACAGCTCCGCCGGCGAGCCCACGTTGAGCAGAAGTTGGCCCCCGCTCAAGCCGACGTACTGCACCACCATATAAAGCGAGAGAAGTTGGCCGCGGGTGCGGTTATCCGCCCGATCGTTGAGCCAGCTCTCGGCCACCACATACACGCCCGCATAACAGAAGCCGGTCACCAGGCGCATCAGCCCCCAGAACCAGGGCTCAAGGATCAGCCCGTGCAACAGGATCGCCGCCGAGGCCATCGACGACCACGCCGCAAAGACGCGGATATGTCCCACATTTTTGACGATCTTCGGGGTGAGCGTGGAGCCTGCCAGAAAGCCCACATAGAACGCCGACATGATCGCGCCGGTCGCCCCGGTGCTAAAGCCCTCGATCGAGGCGCGAAGCCCCAGAAGGCTCGTCTGCAGGCCGTTGCCCAGCATGATCAGCGCGATCCCCACCAGGAGCGCCCAGGAATGTCGAAGCGCGCTTTTCACCCTGCACCTCTGCCTCAATACGTACGATGTGACGGCGCGCAATGCGCGACCTGCGGCGCTCTACTGAAATTGTCCGCCCCGGGCAAGCGCGCTGCACCCAAAGCTCATCACCGGTCGCAAAAAAGCCCCCGACCGCCTGCAGCGATCGGGGGCAACACGCGGCAGCACTAGCGCGTACCACGCTGAAGTTCAGGGGAGGAGCACCGCAGCGCTCCTCCCCCACCTCACTCACTCCGAGAGGCACTGCTCATCGAGCGGCGAAGGATGCGTCTGCTGGCAACGCCCCGAGTCGATGGAGCCGGGAATTTCCTCGAGCTGCACCGGCATGATGCGGTCCTGGTTCAGACACTGCGCCCCCAGCCCGCTATGGCAGGAACCCACGCTGACGTAGACCATGCCCGCCAGGCTCATCGGCACATTCAGCGCCCAGTTGCCCATCGCGTCGGTCACTGTATGCGCGACCACCGGCCCCCAGGTGAAGGGATCGTCCATGCCCGGATCACAGCTTCGCGCCGGGTAGCTCGAATACACATAGACCGGCACGCCGGGCGCAGGCGTCGTCCACCCGTTGAGCGACACCGAGCTCTGCAAGCACGCCGTCTCACCCGAGCCCAGCACAAGCGCATCGGCTTCGGCACACCCCTCCTCGCCACATTCGGCCGCCGCAGCGCCCACCGTGCTCGCCACGCCGGACGCCACCTGGCCCTGACCGTCGAGCGCGCTCAGCTCCAGCTCCGCATCGAGCGGAACTTCGATGCAGTAGCCGCCCTCGCTGTCGCTGACCGCCGAGAAGAACTGCGCACCCACCGCGCCATCGTAGACCGCGAACACCGTCGCGCCTTCCACCGGCGCGTCGTCGCCGTCGAGCACCTCACCGCTGAGGCAGGTCCCCCGGTCGAGAAGCTCCACGGTGACCTCCACACACTGCCCCTGGCCATCGCCAGCGCAGGTCGCGGAAACATCGCTGCCGCTCACCGTCACCGGACCACCGGCCTGGTAGAGGTAGTCGGCGTGGTAGGCCCCCACGTTCAGCGTGCCATCGAGCAAGAAGTCCATGCACGCCTGGCCATCGGCGTCGGTAAGCCCCGAGCCGACCATCGCCCCCTCGAAGTCCAGGCCCTCGCCCTGCAGGATCGCCCCGGGGATGGGCTCGCCAGTGTCCGCATCGACCACGGTGATGTTCACACAGTTGCGCAGAGAGACGGGCTTATCGGCGTTCCACCAGCTGAAGTGCGACGCATCGCACTCCGCCAGAAGTTGGCTCCCCGCCTCGGCCACAGCGCACTCGCCCTCCTGCACCCAGCGGGCCTGCGAGAGGTCAAAATGCCAGAACTCGATGGCATCGCCGGCCTCATAGGCTTCCAGCGCCTCGGGGATCACAAACTCCACGCGCGCCAGCTGACCCTCGGCCAGCTGCAACTTCTCGCCATCCTGCCAGAAGGAGATGTCCGCCATCATCACGCTCAGAATCGGCGTCTCCGCCCCTCCGCCTTCCGGAAGACCGATGAGGGGCCCCGGCATAAAACGCGCGTCCTCGGTGGTCGGGTCGAGCGAAGCGATCGTCGCCTCAACCTCGCCAGTCACCGGGTTGCCCTCACCATCAATGAGGCTGTTGGCCGGCAGGCGCACCCGCACTCGCCCCCGCGAGATGACGGCCTCAGCGTCGTGGTTAAAGACCTGCGCCGGCCCCAGGGGAAGAAGCCGCACGATGGCGTGCGCCTCAGCCCCCTCCTCGGCCTGGCGAACGGGGTAGTCCAGGCTCGAAGGCGCATAGCCCTCGGCCTGCACCTGCGCCAGAAAACGCTCCGCCTCTTCCGGCGCGCCGAGCAAAACCTCACCGGCCCCGTCGCTGAGCAGCACCTCCTCGCCATGGCGCACCTCAGCCCCCTCCACCGGAAGCCCCGCCTTGTTGAGAACCTTCACCCGCAGCGGCATCGCCGCCTGCTCAATCGGGTCTTCGGCGTCGGCGTCCGGATCTTCGGCGTCGGGCTCACCCGCATCATCCTCGCTGGCGTCTTCGTCGCCGGCATCCTCCTCACCGGCGTCCGGATCGGCATCGGCGTCCTGCTCATCTTCGATCTGCGGATCATCCGGCGTATCGGAGCACCCCAGGGGTCCGGTCGCTACAAGCCCGCCGGCGAGTATCATCATCACAAGTCGCTTCATCATCATCGCATTCATCATCATCCTCGTGCTTCAGTATGGGAACCGGGCGCCTGCGTCCTCGCCAGGGCCGACTCCATGTTCGCGTAATGTCGATAACTTCAGACATTGCACAGCCGATGCCAGACCTTCGCTCGCCACTCAGAAACCCTCGCTAAGCCCCGAAACAAGCGATCTTCGCGGGGATTGAATACGCGCACGTCTCGCCGCGTCTCTCCCCTTCCCCGCGCGATCGGAGTAGACGTTTGCCGATCGAGGCTGACCTTGCGGTCAATACACCCCGGCTCCCTACTCCACTTCGGCGTCGTCTTTAGAGAAGGGCCACGAGTCGCCCTTCCGCGAGCGCCCCGAATCCGCCCACACTCAGGGCGGCGATGGCAAGGAGACCGGGGTGAAGCTGTAGCAGCGCTACTGCGAGGACGCAGCGACGCGGCCAGCGTCGTCCTGATGCGGCCGGCGACGGCAACGCTAACCCCGAACCCGCCCGCACTCAGGGCGGCGATGGCAAGGAGACCGGGGTGAAGCTGTAGCAGCGCTACTGCGAACCCCGGTCGACGCGGCCAGCGTCGTCTTGATGCGGGCGGCGACGGCGTAAATACTGGACTTTGCGCAACTCCCGGTCGGTGCATCTCCTAAAAAAATCATTAAAAAAAGCCCCCGAGCGATCGGGGGCTTTTTGATGGTCCGTCGAAGCGCGCGCCGGCATCAGCGCTGCGCTTCAAACGTGTCATACGGCTTCACTCAGTCATTGAAGCACATCGGCGCGAGCGAGAACTCACCCACATCCTGGCAGCCACCTTCTGCGACCGTCGTCTCAATGCCTTCGACGTCGAAGAGGATGTTGCCCCCTGGCGAGTAGCCAAAGCCCAGGCATTCCTGCCCGTAGGTGGAGTGGCATTCACCGATGCTCACCGTGATCTGCTGCGAGACGCCCAGGGGCATATCCAGGGCAAAGCCGCCACTGCCGTCGGTCACGCCCTGAGCCAGAATCTGACCCCAGGTCTCGGGACCTTCGCCCGGCTGGCAGCTCCGCTGCACCTCACCGGCTAAGATGTAGACCGGCAGCCCGGCACGCGGGATCTCACCATCGATCGTGTAGCTCTGCGCAAGGCCGCTCACGCAGGTCATCGGCTCGTTCTCCAGGATCAGGTCATCGGCCTCAAGGCAGCCATCGCCGCCGCAGGTGGCCTCCACGAGCGAGACCGGGTCGAAGCTCACGCTCCCCTGCGCCACAGCGCCCTCAAACACCGAGGAGAGTTGCAGGTCTTCCACCAGGGGAATCTGCATGCAGTAGGCCCCGTCCGCTCCCGAAGTCGCCATCACCGAACCCGGGCCCGACGCCGTCTCGTACACCCCGTAGATGGGCGCACCTTCGATCGGCTGCTCGTCTTCATCGATGAGCATCCCGTTGAGACACGCCGTCTCACTGCTCATCTCAATGGTGATCTGCAGGCACTCACCGCCCTCATCGCTGTTGCAGCTGGCGGCCTCATCGTTACCGACGACCGTCAACGGACCGTCGGCCTGCGAGTAGTAGTAGAAGTGGAAAGTGCTCAGCTCGAGGGTGCCCTCGCGCATGAAGTCCAGGCAGGTCAGACCCTCGGCGTCGGTGGCACCGAAGGACATGGCAACCCCCTGAAAGTCCACGCCCTCGCCGGTCACCGAGACCCCGGGAACCGGCGCGCCAGTCTCGGAGTCGATGACGGTGACTTCGACGCAGTTGCGCGTGCCAAAGGGCTTGTCGACGTTCCACCAGCTGAAGTGGCTGGTCTCCCCACAATACACCTCACCGGGGGTCTCACCGTCTGCCGCGGCGACAACCTCGCATTCGCCCTCTTCGATCCAGCGGGCCCGCTCCAGATCAAAGCTCCAGTACGGGATCAGGTCGCCCTGGACATAACCCGAGAGCGCCGGCGCCAGCGGGTAGGTCACCTGCGCCTGCACCCCGTCGGCCAGCTGCAACTTCTCGCCATCCTGCCAGAAGGAGATGTCGGCCATATACACGCTGAGAAGATCGACCTCATCGCCGGCCTCCTCCACCCCGCGCAGCGGCCCGGGCATCA
Proteins encoded:
- a CDS encoding MFS transporter, encoding MKSALRHSWALLVGIALIMLGNGLQTSLLGLRASIEGFSTGATGAIMSAFYVGFLAGSTLTPKIVKNVGHIRVFAAWSSMASAAILLHGLILEPWFWGLMRLVTGFCYAGVYVVAESWLNDRADNRTRGQLLSLYMVVQYVGLSGGQLLLNVGSPAELLLFVLTSVLISLALVPISLTTSAPQPTEEQERLSPRALWKLSPLGVMACAGAGLSTGALLGMGAVFGEEVGLSVGEISIFMAMLIAGAAILQFPIGRLSDRLPRRAVIVLTSALSVAVALVAWVMMGQSAALTLGLIFLVGGFSMPVYALGMAHANDHLRPGQRVAASSTLVLVFGLGATAGPVGVATLMDTMGPGGFYVGVAVIQAAIGFFALYRTTRREGVGAGQQKPYRPVVGGRPFWRRRA
- a CDS encoding DUF3817 domain-containing protein, with product MKLFSLKTFGLIEGLSMVVLLFVAMPLKYVWDQPEMVRMVGMAHGVLFMIFVAWVLVEAFRTKWTLEKTAGALAASVIPFAPFVVDLSSEPEAGEAPALAGD
- a CDS encoding MSCRAMM family protein; amino-acid sequence: MMMKRLVMMILAGGLVATGPLGCSDTPDDPQIEDEQDADADPDAGEEDAGDEDASEDDAGEPDAEDPDADAEDPIEQAAMPLRVKVLNKAGLPVEGAEVRHGEEVLLSDGAGEVLLGAPEEAERFLAQVQAEGYAPSSLDYPVRQAEEGAEAHAIVRLLPLGPAQVFNHDAEAVISRGRVRVRLPANSLIDGEGNPVTGEVEATIASLDPTTEDARFMPGPLIGLPEGGGAETPILSVMMADISFWQDGEKLQLAEGQLARVEFVIPEALEAYEAGDAIEFWHFDLSQARWVQEGECAVAEAGSQLLAECDASHFSWWNADKPVSLRNCVNITVVDADTGEPIPGAILQGEGLDFEGAMVGSGLTDADGQACMDFLLDGTLNVGAYHADYLYQAGGPVTVSGSDVSATCAGDGQGQCVEVTVELLDRGTCLSGEVLDGDDAPVEGATVFAVYDGAVGAQFFSAVSDSEGGYCIEVPLDAELELSALDGQGQVASGVASTVGAAAAECGEEGCAEADALVLGSGETACLQSSVSLNGWTTPAPGVPVYVYSSYPARSCDPGMDDPFTWGPVVAHTVTDAMGNWALNVPMSLAGMVYVSVGSCHSGLGAQCLNQDRIMPVQLEEIPGSIDSGRCQQTHPSPLDEQCLSE
- a CDS encoding S9 family peptidase, giving the protein MHLHRLTSLSAALALTLTACASPAPSADTAPTESASQPALTPPIAQRIDTTTEIHSHTLVDPYAWLRDRDNPETIAYLEAENAYAEAAMAHTEELQESIYQEILSRIDQTDLSVPVRRGDFFYYSRTVEGQDYPIYARKRGSLDADEEVLLDLNELAEGHDYLGLGAYELSDDHRLLAYALDTSGNERYALHVLDIESGTHVAGPIENTSSVAWANDNTTLFYTTLDSAHRPDKVFRMRLDEPDADHELVFHEEDEAFYAYVSKTRSGDFLQLTLWSNASGESHILDATTPGEDFRVVAPRRPGVEYSVAHHGDHFLIVTNEDAINFKLMRTPTDNLAKDQWEEVIPHRPETLLRAVHTFQNWWIFEERHGGSPRLRARNLDSGDEHTIAMPEQTYSLRFNDNPEFATDTIRFTYSSLITPRSVFDYTLPTRALDLQKETTVHHYERDLYESSRIYATSPDGTEVPISIVHKKGIALDGSHPLFLLGYGAYGMNYDPYFSASRISLLERGVIFAIAHIRGGGEMGRQWYLDGKLTNKQNTFTDFIASAEHLIEAGYTSPGRLAINGGSAGGLLIGAVLNQRPDLFEAAVADVPFVDVINTMLDASLPLTVVEYTEWGNPNTPEAFETIFAYSPYDNVTAQAYPHLLVTAGLNDPRVHYWEPAKWVARLRHTRTDDNLTLLQTNMGAGHGGASGRYAYFRETAFTYAFVLDRLGATELANTSPESARADDTTAPPAPE
- a CDS encoding ArsR/SmtB family transcription factor, with protein sequence MNTIDLSAAMPLQTFRALAEPTRIELLAMLMRAGGQANVGTLTDAMSVDGSVVSRHLRELHRAGLLDVERRGRERWYSINYDAFISQFSDLVRQFEALRDGKPCCK
- a CDS encoding sterol desaturase family protein, which codes for MKQVAAYLLFPLSLLLGTWGAFFALDAKLSPALVSGGITLVAFGVAMVFERWLPRIKRAHEPGELRADLTYAGITGVLSDPLAHALVAGLTTYAAGLRGGSWEVGLPLGVLAVVVLLVHGLGDYWAHRLSHRWEWWWKLHAVHHAPARMTALNNLRLHPLDYTLKVLFGMGPVLLLGFSEESVALAMAIKGVCLAYQHADLDLRHGPLNLIFATNSVHRWHHSASPAEGNRNFGGVLSLYDILFASLLLPAEDAEPERMGLFGDEHYPRHNVLRATAAPWCWKRCVADPPSQG